One window of Aerococcus tenax genomic DNA carries:
- the cmk gene encoding (d)CMP kinase, producing MKKINIAIDGPASSGKSTIAKRLAERLNYVYLDTGAMYRCVTLLALKGQIEAENSPALNDLLESIDIQFETDSEGQKIFLNGRDVTKAIRQDHVTQAVSAYSAIDRVRQAMVERQQSWARNHAGLVMDGRDIGTVVLPDADLKVFLTASAAVRAKRRFLENQAKGLSEQTIEELTEAIEARDYYDAHRENSPLKAAGDAIVIDSSDLNLDQVEEKILSLIEEKE from the coding sequence ATGAAAAAAATTAACATTGCTATTGACGGCCCCGCTTCTTCGGGAAAGAGTACCATCGCTAAACGATTGGCTGAACGTTTAAACTATGTTTACTTGGATACGGGTGCCATGTACCGCTGTGTAACTCTCCTGGCCTTAAAAGGACAGATTGAAGCTGAAAATTCACCAGCACTTAATGACCTATTAGAAAGCATCGATATTCAATTTGAGACGGACTCTGAAGGCCAAAAGATCTTCCTTAATGGACGGGATGTGACTAAGGCAATCCGCCAAGACCATGTTACCCAAGCGGTTTCTGCCTACTCTGCAATCGACCGAGTTCGCCAGGCTATGGTTGAACGGCAACAAAGTTGGGCTAGAAACCATGCTGGCTTAGTGATGGATGGTCGTGATATTGGAACCGTGGTATTGCCTGATGCTGATCTTAAGGTTTTTCTCACCGCTTCAGCAGCAGTTAGAGCGAAGAGACGATTCTTAGAAAATCAGGCTAAAGGACTATCTGAACAAACAATTGAAGAATTAACTGAGGCAATTGAAGCTCGTGATTACTACGATGCCCATCGTGAAAATAGCCCCTTAAAAGCAGCTGGGGATGCTATTGTTATTGATAGTTCTGATTTGAATTTAGACCAGGTTGAAGAAAAGATATTGAGTCTAATTGAGGAAAAAGAATAA
- the rpsA gene encoding 30S ribosomal protein S1: MTNEFEQQANNEVEANEEMPSMEDMLAETKEVKIGDTVTGEVLTIDENNQLIVGIEGAGVEGVVPFRELSSSHVDDVTEIANVGDTLELVVVKHIKDKENGTFLLSRRRLEQKKVWKELEEKAENEETITVPVTKVVKGGLVVDAGVRGFIPASMVEDHFVRDFTPYKGKELEVKIVEINPQENRLILSHKEIAREQAEAERAEKLAQFEEGEVVEGTVARLANFGAFVDLGGIDGLVHISQIAHHHVNHPSDELEVGQTVKVKILSIDEDRDRISLSTKAATPSPWEDIEEKAPKGAELDGVVRRIVDFGAFVEVFPGVEGLVHISQISHEHVNHPSDKLEEGQDIKVKVLDVNPEEHRLSLSIKALEEAPERSESDKDEQRAPRRERKSQANNRRNKPAQAKRSQASQSSNDEDTGFSFADLLGDQLKDLNLDDSSED; the protein is encoded by the coding sequence ATGACAAATGAGTTTGAACAACAAGCAAATAACGAAGTAGAGGCAAATGAAGAAATGCCTTCTATGGAGGATATGCTTGCAGAAACAAAAGAAGTGAAAATTGGTGATACGGTAACAGGAGAAGTATTAACCATTGATGAAAACAATCAATTAATTGTTGGTATTGAAGGCGCTGGTGTTGAAGGGGTCGTACCTTTCCGTGAATTGTCATCTTCCCATGTTGACGATGTCACTGAAATCGCTAATGTTGGTGATACTCTCGAATTAGTGGTTGTAAAACACATTAAAGATAAAGAAAACGGAACTTTCTTACTTTCTCGTCGTCGTTTAGAACAAAAGAAAGTTTGGAAAGAATTAGAAGAAAAAGCTGAAAATGAAGAAACCATTACTGTTCCAGTAACAAAAGTTGTTAAGGGCGGTTTAGTGGTTGATGCTGGCGTTCGTGGTTTCATCCCAGCTTCTATGGTTGAAGATCACTTTGTACGTGACTTCACACCATATAAAGGCAAAGAATTAGAAGTGAAAATTGTGGAAATTAATCCTCAAGAAAACCGTTTAATTCTTTCCCATAAAGAAATTGCTCGTGAACAAGCTGAAGCTGAACGTGCCGAAAAATTAGCACAATTTGAAGAAGGCGAAGTTGTTGAAGGAACTGTCGCTCGCTTAGCTAACTTTGGTGCTTTTGTTGACCTCGGTGGTATCGATGGTTTAGTTCACATTTCACAAATTGCTCACCACCATGTTAACCATCCTTCTGATGAATTAGAAGTTGGCCAAACTGTTAAGGTGAAGATCTTGTCAATCGATGAAGACCGTGATCGTATCTCCTTATCTACTAAGGCAGCTACTCCAAGTCCTTGGGAAGATATTGAAGAAAAAGCTCCTAAAGGCGCTGAACTTGATGGTGTGGTACGCCGAATCGTAGACTTTGGTGCTTTCGTCGAAGTCTTCCCTGGCGTTGAAGGTTTAGTTCACATTTCACAAATTTCTCATGAACATGTCAACCATCCTTCGGATAAACTTGAAGAAGGCCAAGATATTAAAGTCAAAGTTCTTGATGTAAATCCAGAAGAACACCGTCTATCTTTATCAATCAAAGCGCTTGAAGAAGCTCCAGAACGTTCTGAGTCTGACAAAGACGAACAAAGAGCTCCACGTCGCGAACGTAAGAGCCAAGCAAATAACCGTCGTAACAAACCGGCTCAAGCAAAACGTTCACAAGCATCTCAAAGTAGCAATGACGAAGACACAGGCTTCTCATTCGCTGATCTTTTAGGTGACCAACTAAAAGACTTAAATCTTGACGATTCTTCAGAAGATTAG
- the der gene encoding ribosome biogenesis GTPase Der — protein sequence MKTLNIAIVGRPNVGKSTIFNRIAGQRISIVEDVPGVTRDRVYAQGEWLGRKLRLIDTGGIEFNDEPFVEQIRLQAEIAVEEADLIIMMTSVVDGVTETDEMIARLLQKSDKPVLLAVNKVDNPELQAEIYDFYRLGLNDPYPISGAHGLGIGDLLAEIYRLFPLEDEDSEDEETISFALIGRPNVGKSSLVNAILGENRVIVSDIAGTTRDAVDTYFSYKERSFKIIDTAGIRRKGRVSESTEKYSVMRSMSAIEQASVVLLVLNAEEGIRDQDKTVAGYAHEAGKGIIILVNKWDALKKDSHTMKEFEDNIRAQFQFLSYAPILFVSAKSKQRLDKIPDLIIQVHENFNRRIQSSLLNQVLADAIRINPAPSDKGKKLRVYYMTQVSVGPPTFVVMVNDTDLMHFSYERFLANQIRQAFDFSGTPLHIISRNRR from the coding sequence ATGAAAACCTTAAATATCGCCATTGTCGGACGACCTAATGTGGGAAAATCGACAATTTTTAACCGGATCGCCGGGCAAAGAATCAGCATCGTTGAAGATGTTCCTGGAGTAACCCGTGACCGTGTCTATGCCCAAGGAGAGTGGCTGGGGCGGAAGCTACGTTTAATTGACACTGGGGGGATTGAATTTAACGACGAACCCTTTGTCGAACAAATCCGCCTGCAAGCAGAAATTGCAGTGGAAGAGGCTGATTTAATTATTATGATGACTAGTGTAGTTGATGGGGTTACAGAAACGGATGAAATGATCGCCCGTCTACTGCAAAAGTCTGATAAACCTGTCCTCTTAGCGGTAAATAAGGTGGATAACCCCGAATTACAAGCAGAAATTTACGATTTTTACCGACTAGGCCTTAATGATCCCTATCCAATTTCAGGTGCACACGGCCTAGGAATCGGAGATCTCTTGGCAGAAATCTACCGTCTCTTTCCTTTAGAAGATGAGGATAGCGAAGATGAGGAAACGATTTCTTTTGCCTTAATTGGACGGCCAAATGTGGGAAAATCTTCCTTAGTAAATGCGATTTTGGGTGAGAACCGTGTGATTGTTTCTGATATTGCTGGCACCACCCGAGATGCAGTGGATACTTACTTTTCATATAAGGAGCGCAGTTTTAAAATTATTGACACTGCAGGGATTCGCCGAAAAGGGAGAGTCTCTGAATCAACTGAGAAATATAGTGTCATGCGGTCGATGTCTGCGATTGAACAGGCATCTGTTGTCTTGCTGGTCCTGAATGCCGAAGAAGGGATCCGTGATCAAGATAAAACCGTAGCTGGCTACGCTCATGAGGCAGGGAAGGGAATTATTATCCTAGTTAACAAATGGGACGCTCTAAAAAAGGACAGCCACACCATGAAGGAATTTGAAGATAATATCCGCGCTCAATTCCAATTCCTATCCTATGCCCCTATCCTTTTTGTCTCTGCGAAAAGTAAGCAGCGTTTAGATAAGATTCCAGATCTTATTATCCAAGTTCATGAAAACTTTAACCGTCGGATTCAATCCTCCCTACTTAATCAAGTTTTGGCGGATGCTATCCGCATTAATCCAGCGCCTTCAGATAAAGGGAAAAAGTTACGGGTTTACTATATGACTCAGGTGAGTGTAGGGCCACCGACCTTTGTCGTGATGGTCAACGACACTGATCTTATGCATTTTTCTTATGAGCGCTTCCTGGCTAACCAAATTCGGCAAGCCTTTGATTTTAGCGGAACGCCCCTGCATATCATTAGCAGAAATCGGCGGTAA
- a CDS encoding HU family DNA-binding protein → MANKADLVQKVAESTGESKKNVQPVVDAVFSSIENFLADGENVQIIGFGNFEVRERAARKGRNPQTGEEIQIPASKVPAFKAGKGLKDVVKG, encoded by the coding sequence ATGGCTAATAAAGCTGACTTAGTACAAAAAGTAGCTGAATCAACTGGTGAATCTAAGAAAAATGTTCAACCAGTCGTCGATGCAGTATTTTCTTCAATTGAAAACTTTTTAGCTGATGGGGAAAATGTTCAAATTATCGGTTTTGGTAATTTTGAAGTACGTGAACGTGCCGCTCGTAAGGGACGTAACCCACAAACCGGTGAAGAAATTCAAATTCCAGCAAGTAAAGTACCTGCATTTAAAGCAGGTAAAGGTTTAAAAGACGTTGTTAAGGGCTAA
- a CDS encoding tetratricopeptide repeat protein yields the protein MKELYEEITELIVQEKYDQAQEKLADLLNQLIKRGSKEDFAQLGYNFQQLGFIPYAKAIYQEAAKRYPGEATWPLLLGELAMDDGRYEEGLDYLLSIDPNDDLYLEALLLEADAYQMLSLPEVSLAKLKEANQLAPGQEAIEFGMAQLVFTMGDFKEALKLYHDLSQKEGLSPEIREEVKDNYQYALVATGQYDKAAQLLSNKENSALSQAEKEQLAFLAYHDEDYSYCDQLLSPLYENNLLDPSYYLLLAKCKWELHESDQALRVINEAISKDPYASVLYMERANFYFYLKEFKRAQADYEKVLEADEDNIRAYQQLLRLALDSDNEDRAQELIESMKDKGISDGNSHWLMAQFYNQTENYDQARKYYDLASRDLKDDNDFLVDYIYFLREEGQFRKIVKLLTDKPELKQSSALSSVIDQVKDWEQEL from the coding sequence ATGAAGGAATTATATGAAGAAATCACCGAACTGATTGTTCAAGAAAAATATGACCAAGCCCAAGAAAAATTAGCGGACTTGCTTAACCAACTGATTAAAAGGGGAAGTAAGGAAGATTTTGCTCAGCTGGGCTATAATTTCCAACAACTTGGCTTTATTCCCTATGCCAAAGCCATTTATCAGGAAGCCGCTAAGCGTTATCCCGGTGAAGCCACCTGGCCTTTGCTATTGGGAGAATTGGCTATGGACGATGGTCGCTATGAAGAGGGCTTGGATTACCTACTCAGTATTGATCCAAATGATGATTTATATCTGGAAGCCTTGCTATTGGAAGCTGACGCTTATCAAATGCTCAGTCTACCTGAAGTTAGTCTGGCTAAATTGAAGGAAGCCAACCAACTGGCTCCTGGTCAAGAGGCGATAGAATTTGGTATGGCTCAATTAGTCTTTACTATGGGGGACTTCAAAGAAGCCCTTAAACTTTACCATGACCTAAGTCAAAAGGAGGGCCTGAGCCCTGAAATTAGAGAAGAAGTAAAAGATAACTATCAGTATGCCCTAGTTGCTACCGGTCAATATGACAAGGCGGCTCAGCTGCTTTCTAATAAAGAAAACAGCGCACTGAGCCAGGCTGAGAAGGAACAATTAGCCTTTCTCGCATACCACGACGAGGATTATAGCTATTGTGACCAATTACTAAGTCCTCTCTATGAAAATAATTTGCTAGATCCTTCCTATTACCTACTTTTAGCCAAGTGTAAATGGGAGCTTCATGAAAGCGATCAGGCTCTAAGAGTCATTAATGAAGCCATTAGTAAGGACCCTTATGCCAGCGTCTTATACATGGAAAGAGCAAATTTCTATTTCTATCTTAAGGAATTCAAGCGGGCCCAAGCAGACTATGAGAAGGTCCTAGAAGCTGATGAGGATAATATCAGAGCTTATCAACAATTATTACGTTTGGCGTTAGACTCTGATAATGAGGATAGGGCTCAAGAACTTATTGAGTCCATGAAGGATAAGGGGATCAGTGATGGAAATAGTCACTGGTTAATGGCCCAGTTCTATAATCAAACGGAAAATTATGATCAAGCCCGAAAATATTATGACCTGGCTAGTCGCGATTTAAAAGATGATAATGACTTCTTAGTGGATTATATCTATTTCTTAAGGGAAGAGGGTCAATTTAGAAAAATTGTCAAACTATTAACTGATAAACCAGAACTCAAGCAATCCTCAGCGCTTAGCTCAGTTATCGACCAAGTAAAAGACTGGGAACAAGAGCTTTAA
- the dapB gene encoding 4-hydroxy-tetrahydrodipicolinate reductase: protein MKMKVMVTGFLGKMGQTTVNMINESDDFTLAALVNHHLDQHQDDLETFKGLAPIYSSLEEALAEVEVDAVVDFTHPSVVFDHCKTYIEHNIHPIIGTSGLESDEINRLQALASEKKLGGVIAPNFAISSVLMQLFSQEAAKYLDHVEIIELHHAQKADAPSGTAIKTADLIHESQKQKGDIVVNRNESLAGARGADYKGIPIHSVRLPGLNSHQIVQFGAPGEGLTIRQDSYNRESYMHGVALALKACEQLEEFVYGLEHIL, encoded by the coding sequence ATCAAGATGAAGGTAATGGTTACTGGTTTTTTAGGAAAAATGGGACAGACGACTGTCAATATGATTAATGAAAGTGATGACTTTACGCTAGCAGCCCTCGTTAACCATCATTTAGACCAACATCAAGACGACTTGGAAACTTTTAAAGGCTTGGCGCCAATTTACTCTAGTTTGGAAGAAGCCCTAGCCGAAGTTGAAGTTGATGCTGTGGTTGACTTTACCCATCCAAGTGTGGTATTTGATCATTGTAAAACTTATATTGAACATAATATCCATCCTATCATTGGGACTTCAGGTTTAGAAAGTGATGAAATAAACCGCTTACAAGCTCTAGCCAGTGAAAAGAAACTAGGTGGAGTGATTGCACCTAACTTTGCGATTTCATCCGTCCTCATGCAACTATTTAGTCAAGAAGCAGCCAAATATTTGGACCATGTCGAAATTATTGAATTGCACCATGCGCAAAAAGCGGATGCGCCTAGTGGTACCGCCATTAAGACAGCGGATTTAATCCATGAAAGTCAAAAGCAAAAAGGGGATATTGTTGTTAACCGTAATGAATCTTTAGCTGGGGCTCGTGGGGCTGATTATAAGGGGATTCCTATTCATAGTGTCCGTTTGCCTGGCTTAAATTCGCATCAAATTGTTCAATTTGGTGCGCCAGGAGAAGGTTTGACCATCCGCCAAGACTCCTATAACCGTGAATCTTATATGCATGGTGTTGCTCTTGCTCTAAAGGCTTGTGAACAATTAGAGGAATTTGTCTACGGATTGGAACACATTTTATGA
- a CDS encoding CCA tRNA nucleotidyltransferase, protein MIIDNREFQKALPVLKKIETFGYQAYFVGGCIRDALLGLASHDVDIATSAFPEEIQAIFPKHFDVGLEHGTVMAYFNGDTYEITTFRTESEYEDYRRPKEVTFVRSLEEDLLRRDFTINAMAMDSEGQLIDYFQGQEDLKAGRLRAVGKAHDRFQEDALRMMRAVRFASQLGFDLELDTAQAIKESAPLLEKIAVERIETEMAKLWQGQHWQAGLTDFIDLQLYRYCPLTENGQDTFQKMLDVLSPEQVFPSDTFAWAVYFFLAKCDLQFIDDSTRAWKMSNKQNRLIKEYFLALTARQESQSAWTAQLLYRFGLNTAQTVENFIQAEGQAKSEFARYFPKSEAGQVEAIWEALPIHSRKDLALNGRDIIADLAPNDKRLIGQYLNQAEAAVVAEQCPNSKDDLLAYLKANQ, encoded by the coding sequence ATGATTATTGATAATAGAGAATTTCAAAAAGCCTTACCGGTTTTAAAGAAAATAGAGACTTTCGGTTACCAAGCCTACTTTGTCGGAGGCTGTATCCGTGATGCTTTATTGGGATTGGCTAGTCATGATGTCGACATCGCTACCAGTGCTTTTCCTGAAGAAATTCAGGCAATCTTCCCCAAACATTTTGATGTAGGCCTAGAACATGGAACGGTTATGGCTTATTTCAATGGAGACACCTATGAAATCACTACCTTTAGAACGGAATCTGAATATGAAGATTACCGCCGACCTAAAGAGGTAACTTTCGTTCGCTCCCTAGAGGAAGACCTTCTTCGCCGTGATTTTACGATTAACGCAATGGCCATGGATTCTGAAGGGCAGTTAATTGATTATTTTCAGGGTCAAGAAGATTTAAAAGCAGGGCGTTTACGTGCGGTCGGGAAGGCTCATGACCGCTTTCAAGAAGACGCTCTGAGGATGATGCGGGCAGTGCGCTTTGCTAGTCAATTAGGTTTTGACCTTGAGCTTGATACTGCTCAAGCTATAAAGGAGTCAGCGCCCTTACTTGAAAAAATTGCTGTCGAACGGATAGAGACAGAGATGGCTAAATTATGGCAAGGCCAGCACTGGCAAGCCGGCCTGACCGATTTTATTGATTTACAGCTCTATCGTTACTGTCCACTAACCGAAAATGGCCAAGACACCTTCCAAAAGATGTTGGATGTCTTGAGTCCTGAGCAGGTTTTTCCTAGTGATACTTTTGCTTGGGCAGTTTATTTTTTCCTGGCTAAGTGTGACTTGCAATTTATTGATGACTCTACCCGGGCTTGGAAAATGTCAAATAAACAGAACCGGTTAATTAAGGAATATTTCTTAGCTTTAACCGCCCGTCAAGAAAGTCAATCTGCTTGGACAGCGCAATTACTCTATCGTTTTGGCTTAAACACAGCTCAAACAGTGGAAAATTTCATTCAAGCAGAAGGCCAGGCTAAGAGTGAATTTGCTCGCTATTTTCCTAAGAGTGAAGCCGGGCAAGTGGAAGCCATATGGGAAGCGCTGCCTATCCATAGCCGTAAAGACTTAGCCCTTAATGGCCGCGATATTATTGCTGACTTAGCCCCGAATGATAAACGCCTTATTGGCCAGTATCTTAATCAGGCTGAAGCAGCTGTTGTTGCTGAACAATGTCCTAATAGCAAGGACGACTTACTAGCCTATTTGAAAGCCAATCAATGA
- a CDS encoding exonuclease domain-containing protein: protein MPVKYAVVDLETTGTKYNRGDRIIQIGVVFLEGQKKIGEFKSNIQPLIPVPKNISDLTGIQTEDLRDAPLFEEIAPDLFQQLQDCVFVAHNINFDYKFLSASFEGVGLPALDLEGIDTVELIRVLYPQAASYKLGDFSLDHGINLVKAHTAIEDARATAQLLVQVMDKVASLPESLYKAMHPWLKFFIRQSGKYFNYWYNHAHCQRNKGLIRGSFTLNPEIHEGLYRPIAGTEGDQDSGHLNIQEDVMNFFDQNSEQFAFLKANSGQGKTYNSILGQLQVASKTGKHLIVSFPNNVMIRQWQEDHLQELVNQLGRRIQVAVLKSKDHYLDLNTFQAYINYLKAKENHVSKNESMFTLSLLLWVSETQTGDLAELNHGLRQSPLWEQWDNLALYQNRYHSDQMPMQWNYYQHQLHLAKKADIIWTNHAYLIRHKEDLVAKNLWTKASDLIIDECHQLPQIIEKDLAVHQNLADINDYLNQQEYFFGQLTDKYYLDTSNRAIEEVLYTWQDQLQNALKTFDHVLDELLNHDSHEAVYFSGTDPRLYNTYLLFAQLWEDLKGVQRVYGTSLAMAQKEKLLKQNHIQKWLQALGLGQKIIEDIQKLFTNKKDYYYIISYPENYPRVSAYPKAVADFMSEIWEKCPSQVLFLSATVNLPESRRSLESMYGIKKYHLYTYPIDQTIYANKGLYILSDYPSLHDLSETESIHYLAEILQALLINWDKKIYLMLNSKQLLAALNHFIQESWSEELIAVTFIQGKKYGHQDAISRYNDSHHGLLIGLQALTEGLHLPSHSDYYLLARLPFRSPDEVREQARRDYWEERNQSYFYQESLPQMLLRFKQSLGRMLSDQAPAAFIVLDKRLFYSSYKDAIDKVIGDELRVEEVSLDAILKSD, encoded by the coding sequence ATGCCTGTTAAATATGCCGTGGTTGATTTAGAGACTACCGGTACCAAATATAACCGTGGCGACCGCATTATTCAAATTGGGGTTGTTTTTTTAGAAGGGCAGAAAAAGATTGGTGAATTTAAAAGCAATATCCAGCCACTCATCCCTGTTCCTAAAAATATTAGCGATTTAACTGGTATCCAGACTGAAGATTTACGGGATGCCCCCCTATTTGAAGAGATTGCTCCAGACCTCTTTCAACAATTACAAGATTGTGTCTTTGTGGCCCACAATATTAATTTTGATTATAAATTTCTTAGTGCTTCCTTTGAAGGCGTAGGCTTACCGGCTCTTGACCTAGAGGGGATCGATACAGTGGAATTAATCCGCGTCCTATATCCCCAGGCAGCCAGCTATAAGCTAGGAGATTTTTCTCTTGACCATGGCATTAATCTAGTGAAGGCCCATACTGCTATTGAAGACGCCCGGGCCACTGCTCAATTACTAGTCCAAGTCATGGATAAAGTGGCCAGCCTCCCTGAATCTTTATATAAAGCAATGCATCCCTGGTTAAAATTTTTTATTCGGCAAAGCGGGAAATATTTCAACTATTGGTATAATCACGCCCATTGTCAAAGAAATAAGGGCCTGATCCGTGGATCATTTACCCTTAATCCTGAAATTCATGAGGGCCTATACAGGCCGATAGCTGGTACAGAAGGAGACCAAGATAGTGGTCATCTGAATATCCAAGAGGATGTAATGAATTTCTTTGACCAAAATAGTGAGCAATTTGCCTTTTTGAAAGCCAATTCGGGCCAAGGAAAAACCTATAACAGTATCTTAGGTCAATTACAAGTTGCTTCTAAGACTGGGAAACATTTAATCGTATCTTTTCCCAATAATGTCATGATCAGACAATGGCAAGAAGATCACCTGCAAGAATTGGTGAATCAATTGGGACGAAGGATACAAGTGGCGGTCTTAAAAAGTAAGGACCATTATCTCGATTTAAACACCTTCCAAGCTTATATCAATTACCTGAAGGCTAAGGAAAATCATGTTTCTAAAAATGAAAGTATGTTTACCTTGTCCTTATTACTTTGGGTAAGTGAGACGCAAACAGGAGATTTAGCGGAATTAAATCATGGCTTGAGACAATCTCCCCTCTGGGAACAGTGGGATAATCTGGCACTCTATCAGAATCGTTATCATAGTGACCAGATGCCTATGCAGTGGAATTATTACCAACACCAATTACACTTAGCCAAAAAGGCTGATATTATTTGGACTAACCACGCCTACTTAATTCGCCATAAAGAGGACCTAGTGGCTAAGAACTTATGGACTAAGGCAAGCGATCTGATTATTGATGAGTGCCACCAGCTCCCACAAATTATCGAAAAAGATCTCGCTGTTCATCAGAATTTGGCAGACATCAATGATTACTTAAACCAACAAGAGTATTTTTTTGGTCAGTTAACGGACAAGTATTATCTTGATACCAGTAATCGAGCAATTGAAGAAGTCCTATACACTTGGCAAGACCAACTCCAAAATGCTCTTAAAACCTTTGACCATGTCCTGGATGAATTATTGAATCATGACAGTCATGAAGCCGTTTATTTTTCTGGAACTGATCCTCGTTTATATAATACTTATTTACTTTTTGCCCAATTGTGGGAAGATCTCAAAGGGGTTCAAAGAGTCTATGGCACTAGTTTAGCGATGGCGCAAAAAGAAAAGTTATTAAAGCAAAATCACATACAAAAATGGCTACAAGCCTTGGGGCTGGGTCAAAAAATTATCGAAGATATTCAGAAACTGTTTACCAATAAGAAAGATTATTATTATATAATTAGCTATCCAGAAAATTATCCTCGAGTTAGCGCTTATCCTAAGGCGGTAGCAGACTTTATGAGTGAAATTTGGGAAAAGTGTCCGAGTCAGGTGCTATTCCTATCGGCTACAGTTAACTTGCCAGAAAGTCGACGGAGTCTGGAAAGCATGTATGGGATAAAAAAATATCATCTCTATACTTATCCAATTGATCAGACGATTTATGCCAATAAAGGCTTGTATATTCTTAGCGATTACCCCTCCCTCCATGATTTATCGGAGACGGAATCGATCCACTATTTAGCAGAGATTTTACAGGCGCTATTGATTAACTGGGATAAGAAAATTTATCTCATGCTCAATTCCAAACAGCTATTGGCTGCCTTAAATCATTTTATTCAAGAATCTTGGTCGGAAGAACTCATCGCTGTCACTTTTATTCAGGGGAAAAAATATGGCCACCAAGATGCCATCAGTCGCTATAATGATAGTCACCATGGCCTCCTGATCGGATTGCAAGCTTTGACTGAGGGCCTACATTTACCATCTCATAGTGACTATTATCTGCTAGCGAGATTACCTTTTCGCTCGCCAGATGAAGTGAGGGAGCAAGCCCGTCGTGACTACTGGGAGGAGCGTAATCAGAGTTATTTCTACCAAGAATCCTTACCACAAATGCTCTTACGTTTCAAGCAGAGTTTAGGACGTATGCTAAGTGATCAAGCGCCAGCCGCCTTTATTGTTTTAGATAAGCGGCTCTTTTACAGTTCTTATAAGGATGCGATTGATAAGGTAATTGGGGATGAACTAAGAGTAGAAGAAGTCAGTTTAGACGCTATTCTCAAGTCTGACTAA
- a CDS encoding cell wall elongation regulator TseB-like domain-containing protein, whose protein sequence is MTRRLANAFLVCLIIINFGLFTIFFNSQKPIIQEEKQLMTMAREDIGLKNMGKFYVLNKDHTTYTIQGANDQGELIYYAYQPETNKKITGKVNELVNEQEAKSLTLNNVNTQEVKEARIGIEDDQLVWEVSFINQDGHLGYHYINAASGHWYETIDKL, encoded by the coding sequence ATGACAAGAAGATTAGCAAATGCATTTCTTGTGTGTTTAATTATTATTAATTTTGGCTTATTTACGATTTTCTTCAATTCACAAAAACCAATTATTCAAGAGGAAAAACAGTTAATGACTATGGCTCGAGAAGATATTGGTTTAAAAAATATGGGGAAATTTTATGTTTTAAATAAGGATCACACGACTTATACTATCCAAGGAGCGAATGACCAAGGTGAGCTCATTTATTATGCCTATCAACCGGAAACTAATAAAAAAATAACCGGCAAGGTGAATGAATTAGTCAATGAACAAGAAGCTAAGTCATTGACCTTAAATAATGTGAATACCCAAGAGGTCAAAGAAGCCCGGATTGGAATTGAAGATGACCAATTGGTATGGGAAGTTTCCTTTATTAACCAAGATGGACACTTGGGCTATCATTATATTAATGCAGCGAGTGGCCATTGGTATGAAACCATAGATAAATTATAG